GCTCGTGTACGCCCACTACCGCACCGAGCCGAACGACCTCGCGCGCCTGCTCGACGCGCCGAACCTCGCGGTGCGCGCGCTCCTCGCGGACGGCCACGTCGTCTCGGTCGCCCTGCTCGCCCGCGAGGGCGGCCTCGACGCCGACCTGCGAGCCGGGATGTACGAGGGCGAGCGCGTGCGGGGGAACATGATTCCCGACGTGCTCACGAGCCAACTCCGCGACGAGGACGCCGCAATCCCGGTGGGGTACCGCGTGATGCGCATCGCCACCCACCACGCCTGCCGGTCCCGCGGCCTCGGCTCCCGGCTCCTCGGCGACCTGCGCGAGGAGTTCGCCGACGACGCCGACTGGGTCGGCACCGGATTCGGCGCCACCCCGGAACTGCTGGATTTCTGGCGCGAGAGCGGCTACTCGACGGTCCACGTCTCCACCACCCGGAACGACACGAGCGGCGAGTACTCCGCCGTGATGCTCGACCCGCTCTCCCACCTCGGGGAGCGCCTCCACGACCGGCACGCCGACTGGTTCGCCGACCGAATCTCGGGCGTGCTCTCGGACGCTCTGTCCGACCTCGACCGGGACGTGGCGCGCGCCGCGCTCCGCTCCTGTGACGCCGACCCCGACCTCGACCTCTCGGCCCGCGACTGGCGCGTCGTCGCGGGCGCCGCCCACGGCCCCGGGATGTACAGCGTCGACCCCGCGCCGTTCCGCCACCTCGCGCGCTACCACCTCGTCGCCGGCGACCCCGACCTGCTGTCGGCCCGCGAGGAACGCCTGCTCGTCGGGAAACTCCTGCAAGCCCGCGAGTGGGACGGCCTCGTGGACGCCCTCGACTTCCACTCCCACGGGCAGGCGATGCGCGCGCTCGGCGACGCGCTCCGGCCGCTCGTCCGCGAGCACGGCACGGACGCCGCGCGCGACGAACTCGAACGCTTCTCCGAGTAGGCCGTCACGCACAAGCCGCCGGCGCCCGCCACACCAGACATGGACGTGCTCGTCGTCGCCGCGTTCGCGTTGCTCGTCCTCGGGGTCGCCGGGAGCCTGCTCCCGCTCGTCCCGAGCGGCGCGCTCTCGCTCGCTGGCGTGCTGGTGTACTGGTGGGCGACCGGCGACCCCGGCGTGTTCTGGGTGTTCGTACTCGCCAGTCTCGCCGTGACCGCGACGCTCGTGGACTGGCTGGCGGGCGTCGTCGGCGCGAAGGCCGGCGGCGTCGACAACCGCACCGCGATTCTCGCCGGCGCCGTCGGCTTCGTGTTGATGTTTCCGGGCGGCCCGCTGGGGCTGCTCGCGGGCGTCGCCGGCACCGTGTTCGCGGTCAAAGTCAGAGCGAGCAGAGACATCGAGGAGAGTCTGCGGCAGGCCGCCTACGCCACCGTCGGCGTGCTCGCGTCCGCCGCGATGCAGGTGGTGTTGACCGGCGTGGTGCTGGCAGCGATGCTCTGGGTGCAGTTCGGCTGACCGCGGTCAGGGGTGCGCGTAGTACGCCACGGATTCCGCCTCGTCGTGGCGGTCGACGCGCGCGAATCCGATGCGCACGAACTGCACGACGGTGTCGGGGTCGTAGTCGACGAAGCCGGGTTCGGCGTACCCGGACACGTCGCCGGTCATCGTCCGCAGGGTGACGGGGACGCTCTCGTCGGCGGGCACCCACTGCACCACGTCGACGCCCTCCTCGCGCACGATGTCGATGCTCGCGTCGAGGTACGCGAAGGCGTCGCCGTCGTACTCGACCGGGCCGTAGCCCTTCAGCCAGACGCGCTCGCCGGCCTCGGGCAGGTCAGCGGCCTCCACGAGCACGCTGTCGCCGACCGGGATGTCGCGGTCGCCGCGCTCCTCGTGCTCGGGGTGGACCTGCGGCGTCGCCTCGGCGGGGCCGCCCGAAATCGGCACTTCGACGGCCTCGTAGGACTCGTCGGCGCCCTCAGAGCGCGCCTCGAATCCGTCGCGCACGAGGAACTGTCGGGGCGCCTCGTCGTCCACGAGTTCGCGGTTGTTCGCGTACACCGCGGACATCGCGAGGTCCACGTCGGAGGTCGAGGTACCGAGTTCCACCATCGCGTCCACGACGGCCTCGCCGCGGATACCGCGGCGCTTCACGCTCTGGACGGTCGGCGCGCGCGGGTCGTCCCAGCCGTCCAGGTCTCCGGACGCCACGAGTTCCTTGATGGTCGACGTGGACATCTTCACGTCGTACTCGTCGAGTTGGACGTGCCCCCAGTGGAGCACCTCGGGGTACTCCCAGTCGAAGTAGTCGTAGAGGAACCGCTGGCGCTTCGCGGAGTCCTGCAGGTCGATGCCGCGGATGATGTGGGTGACGCCCGTGAGGTGGTCGTCGACGCCGGACTGGAAGTCCAGCATCGGCCAGCACCGGTACTCGCTGGCCTCCTCGCGCGGGTGGGGCGTGTCGACCATCCGGAACGCAACCCAGTCGCGGAGCGCGGGGTTCTTGTGCTCGATGTCGGTCTTCACGCGCAGCACCATCTCGCCGGACTCGTACTCGCCGGCGACCATGTCCGCGAACTCCTCGGCGACCACGTCGGGGTCCTTGTCCCGGTGCGGGCACGCCTCCGCGTTGTTCTTCAGTTCCGAGAACTCCTCGCCAGGACACGAACACGTGTACGCGCCGTGCATCCCGATGAGCCGGCGCGCGTGCTCGTAGTACGTCTCCACGCGGTCGCTCGCCTTCAGGACCTCGTCGGCCTCGAATCCGAGGTAGTCGAGGTCGTCGAGAATCTGGTCGTAGGCGTCGAGGTCCGGGCGCTTCGTCTCGGGGTCGGTGTCGTCGAACCGGACGAGCATCCAGCCGTCGTACATCTCCTTGTACGTCCCGATGACCGCGGGCATCCGCGCGCTCCCGAGGTGCCACGGGCCGTTCGGGTTCGGCGCACACCGCATCCGAATCTGGTCGTACTCGTCGGCGTTCGGGAGGTCGGGCAGCGGCTGGTCGTCGCCCTCGTCCTCGCTGTCCAGTTCTTCGAGGCGCTCGGGCGCGAGTTCGCCGAGGCGCTCGCGTTTCTCCTCGACACTCATCCCGTTCACGTCCGCGATGACCGGGGAGATGACGCCCGGAATCTCGTCGCCGTGCTCGCGGAACTCGGGGTTCTCGCCCATCAGCGGCCCCATGATGGCGCCGACCTGCGCGTCGCTGTCGTGTTTGAGCGCGTTGAACAGCGCGGCCGTCTCGGCCTCGCGTCGCGCCCGCTCGCGAATCTCGTCGTCCATTGGGTCAGCGTTCGCCCGAGGCAGGCAAATCCGTTGGGATTCGCGGCGGCCGACCACCCAGCGACCGCCGAGCATTCGCGCGGTGGAGCCGCGCGATTCCACCGAGCGCCCTCCGGCGCTCGGCCTTTTTAGCGTAGATTTTTTGCGCGACGGTTCCCACAGCGAGCGAGGAAACCCGAGCGGAAAAAAGGTCCGTGGAAAAGGTACGCGTCTAGTACTCCCGTTCGACGAGGTAGTCGGCGACCTGTTCGAGGCGGGTGTGGGCTTCGTTCTCGGGGAGGACTTCGAGGTGGGCTTTGCCTTCGGCGACGAGGTCGTCGGCGAGGTCGCGGGCGTACTCGATGCTCCCGACGTCGCGGAGTTCCGCGACGGCGGCCTCGATTTCCTCGTCCGTGACTTCCTCGGGGTCGTTCGTGTCGAGGAGGTCGCCGACGTCGACGCCGTGTTTGGCGGCGTGGAGGGTGACGACCGTCTTCTTGTTCTCGACGAGGTCCGACCCGCGTTGCTTGCCGAGTT
The nucleotide sequence above comes from Halobacterium litoreum. Encoded proteins:
- a CDS encoding DUF456 domain-containing protein: MDVLVVAAFALLVLGVAGSLLPLVPSGALSLAGVLVYWWATGDPGVFWVFVLASLAVTATLVDWLAGVVGAKAGGVDNRTAILAGAVGFVLMFPGGPLGLLAGVAGTVFAVKVRASRDIEESLRQAAYATVGVLASAAMQVVLTGVVLAAMLWVQFG
- a CDS encoding glutamate--tRNA ligase, which produces MDDEIRERARREAETAALFNALKHDSDAQVGAIMGPLMGENPEFREHGDEIPGVISPVIADVNGMSVEEKRERLGELAPERLEELDSEDEGDDQPLPDLPNADEYDQIRMRCAPNPNGPWHLGSARMPAVIGTYKEMYDGWMLVRFDDTDPETKRPDLDAYDQILDDLDYLGFEADEVLKASDRVETYYEHARRLIGMHGAYTCSCPGEEFSELKNNAEACPHRDKDPDVVAEEFADMVAGEYESGEMVLRVKTDIEHKNPALRDWVAFRMVDTPHPREEASEYRCWPMLDFQSGVDDHLTGVTHIIRGIDLQDSAKRQRFLYDYFDWEYPEVLHWGHVQLDEYDVKMSTSTIKELVASGDLDGWDDPRAPTVQSVKRRGIRGEAVVDAMVELGTSTSDVDLAMSAVYANNRELVDDEAPRQFLVRDGFEARSEGADESYEAVEVPISGGPAEATPQVHPEHEERGDRDIPVGDSVLVEAADLPEAGERVWLKGYGPVEYDGDAFAYLDASIDIVREEGVDVVQWVPADESVPVTLRTMTGDVSGYAEPGFVDYDPDTVVQFVRIGFARVDRHDEAESVAYYAHP